One window from the genome of Salvia splendens isolate huo1 chromosome 9, SspV2, whole genome shotgun sequence encodes:
- the LOC121746604 gene encoding rhodanese-like domain-containing protein 9, chloroplastic isoform X2, with the protein MAGITFCHHLAFSSQSNLSPSWLIIGATKRPQLHVKRSVTKAEVSFVDSDEAKKLIAVDGYAVIDVRDRTQFERAHIKNCYHVPLFIQNNDNDLGTIIKRSVHNNFSGLFFGLPFTKPNPEFVESVKNQFSSESSKLLLVCQEGLRSAAAAYKLEEAGYQNIACITSGLQSVKPGTFDAIGSTELQDAGKAGLIQVQGKISAVLGTVLICSVCFFLG; encoded by the exons CTCAGAG CAACTTGAGTCCATCTTGGTTGATCATCGGAGCGACAAAGAGGCCACAACTGCACGTAAAAAGATCGGTGACCAAGGCCGAAGTGAGCTTCGTGGACTCTGATGAGGCGAAGAAGCTGATAGCGGTCGATGGCTACGCGGTTATAGACGTTCGCGACAGAACTCAGTTTGAGAGAGCACACATAAAGAACTGCTATCACGTCCCGTTGTTCATTCAGAACAACGACAACGATTTAG GAACGATAATAAAGAGAAGCGTGCACAACAATTTCTCAGGCTTGTTTTTCGGGTTGCCTTTCACTAAGCCTAATCCGGAATTCGTTGAATCTGTCAAGAACCAGTTCTCATCTGAGAGCAGCAAGCTGCTGCTTGTTTGTCAAGAGGGGCTCAG GTCTGCTGCTGCTGCCTACAAATTGGAGGAAGCTGGTTATCAGAACATAGCGTGCATAACATCTGGGCTACAATCTGTAAAACCTG GTACATTCGATGCCATTGGTTCAACGGAGCTGCAAGATGCGGGGAAGGCTGGTCTGATTCAAGTTCAAGGCAAAATCTCAGCAGTGCTGGGGACTGTTCTCATCT GCTCAGTTTGTTTCTTCCTCGGGTAA
- the LOC121746604 gene encoding rhodanese-like domain-containing protein 9, chloroplastic isoform X1, producing MAGITFCHHLAFSSQSNLSPSWLIIGATKRPQLHVKRSVTKAEVSFVDSDEAKKLIAVDGYAVIDVRDRTQFERAHIKNCYHVPLFIQNNDNDLGTIIKRSVHNNFSGLFFGLPFTKPNPEFVESVKNQFSSESSKLLLVCQEGLRSAAAAYKLEEAGYQNIACITSGLQSVKPGTFDAIGSTELQDAGKAGLIQVQGKISAVLGTVLICAFLFITFFPDQAEKLFQLAPTS from the exons CTCAGAG CAACTTGAGTCCATCTTGGTTGATCATCGGAGCGACAAAGAGGCCACAACTGCACGTAAAAAGATCGGTGACCAAGGCCGAAGTGAGCTTCGTGGACTCTGATGAGGCGAAGAAGCTGATAGCGGTCGATGGCTACGCGGTTATAGACGTTCGCGACAGAACTCAGTTTGAGAGAGCACACATAAAGAACTGCTATCACGTCCCGTTGTTCATTCAGAACAACGACAACGATTTAG GAACGATAATAAAGAGAAGCGTGCACAACAATTTCTCAGGCTTGTTTTTCGGGTTGCCTTTCACTAAGCCTAATCCGGAATTCGTTGAATCTGTCAAGAACCAGTTCTCATCTGAGAGCAGCAAGCTGCTGCTTGTTTGTCAAGAGGGGCTCAG GTCTGCTGCTGCTGCCTACAAATTGGAGGAAGCTGGTTATCAGAACATAGCGTGCATAACATCTGGGCTACAATCTGTAAAACCTG GTACATTCGATGCCATTGGTTCAACGGAGCTGCAAGATGCGGGGAAGGCTGGTCTGATTCAAGTTCAAGGCAAAATCTCAGCAGTGCTGGGGACTGTTCTCATCT GTGCATTTCTGTTCATTACATTCTTCCCTGACCAAGCAGAGAAGCTGTTCCAGCTAGCCCCGACAAGCTAA